One genomic window of Procambarus clarkii isolate CNS0578487 chromosome 43, FALCON_Pclarkii_2.0, whole genome shotgun sequence includes the following:
- the LOC138373696 gene encoding autotransporter adhesin BpaC-like, which produces MKKPSFTAHSSTVSRFISDNKCVFKPLNHEFKPLNHEFKPLNHEFKPLNHEFKPLNHEFKPLNHEFKPLNHEFKPLNHEFKPLNHLHFVVFLLDWDKLVCCVLTLLRDNTASLEQLHRTTTASPDNNSFTGQQLHRTTASPDNSFTGQQLHWTTASPDNSLTGQQQLHRTTTASPDNNSFTGRQQLHRTTTASPDNNSFTGQQQLHRTTASPDNNSFTGQQLHRTKASPDNSFTGQQQLHRTTTASPDNNSFTGQQQLHWTTASLDNSFTGQQPHRTTTASPDNNSFTGQQQLHRTTTASPDNNSFTGQQQLHRTTTASPDNNSFTGQQLHRTTASPDNNSFTGQQLHRTTTASPDNSFTGQQLHRTTASPDNNSFTGQQHHRTTASPDNSFTGQQPHRTTTASPDNSFTGQQQLHRTTTASPDNSFTGQQQLHRTTASPDNNSFTGQQQLHRTTASPDNSFTGQQLHWTTASPDNSFTGQQLHRTTTSPDNSFTGQQLHRTTASPDNNFIGQQQLHRTTTASPDNNSFTGQQQLHRTTASPDNNSFTGQQQLHRTTTASPDNNSFTGQQLHRTTASPDNSFTGQQQLHRTTASPDNSFTRQQLHRTTASLDSSFTGQQLHRTTTSPDNSFTGQQPH; this is translated from the exons TTTAAACCATTAAACCATGAGTTTAAACCATTAAACCATGAGTTTAAACCATTAAACCATGAGTTTAAACCATTAAACCATGAGTTTAAACCATTAAACCATGAGTTTAAACCATTAAACCATGAGTTTAAACCATTAAACCATGAGTTTAAACCATTAAACCATGAGTTTAAACCATTAAACCATCTGCATtttgttgttttccttttggactgggacaaacttgtctgctgcgtcctcacacttctgcgtgat AATACAGCTTCATTGGAACAGCTTCACCGGACAACAACAGCTTCACCGGACAACAACAGCTTCACCGGACAACAACTTCACCGGACAACAGCTTCACCGGACAACAGCTTCACTGGACAACAGCTTCACTGGACAACAGCTTCACCGGACAACAGCCTCACCGGACAACAACAGCTTCACCGGACAACAACAGCTTCACCGGACAACAACAGCTTCACCGGACGACAACAGCTTCACCGGACAACAACAGCTTCACCGGACAACAACAGCTTCACTGGACAACAACAGCTTCACCGGACAACAGCTTCACCGGACAACAACAGCTTCACCGGACAACAGCTTCACCGGACAAAAGCTTCACCGGACAACAGCTTCACCGGACAACAACAGCTTCACCGGACAACAACAGCTTCACCGGACAACAACAGCTTCACCGGACAACAACAGCTTCACTGGACAACAGCTTCACTGGACAACAGCTTTACCGGACAACAGCCTCACCGGACAACAACAGCTTCACCGGACAACAACAGCTTCACCGGACAACAACAGCTTCACCGGACGACAACAGCTTCACCGGACAACAACAGCTTCACCGGACAACAACAGCTTCACCGGACAACAACAGCTTCACCGGACAACAACAGCTTCACCGGACAACAGCTTCACCGGACAACAGCTTCACCGGACAACAACAGCTTCACCGGACAACAGCTTCACCGGACAACAACAGCTTCACCGGACAACAGCTTCACCGGACAACAGCTTCACCGGACAACAGCTTCACCGGACAACAACAGCTTCACCGGACAACAACATCACCGGACAACAGCTTCACCGGACAACAGCTTCACCGGACAACAGCCTCACCGGACAACAACAGCTTCACCGGACAACAGCTTCACCGGACAACAACAGCTTCACCGGACAACAACAGCTTCACCGGACAACAGCTTCACCGGACAACAACAGCTTCACCGGACAACAGCTTCACCGGACAACAACAGCTTCACCGGACAACAACAGCTTCACCGGACAACAGCTTCACCGGACAACAGCTTCACTGGACAACAGCTTCACTGGACAACAGCTTCACCGGACAACAGCTTCACCGGACAACAGCTTCACCGGACAACAACTTCACCGGACAACAGCTTTACCGGACAACAGCTTCACCGGACAACAGCTTCACCGGACAACAACTTCATCGGACAACAACAGCTTCACCGGACAACAACAGCTTCACCGGACAACAACAGCTTCACCGGACAACAACAGCTTCACCGGACAACAGCTTCACCGGACAACAACAGCTTCACCGGACAACAACAGCTTCACCGGACAACAACAGCTTCACCGGACAACAACAGCTTCACCGGACAACAGCTTCACCGGACAACAGCTTCACCGGACAACAGCTTCACCGGACAACAACAGCTTCACCGGACAACAGCTTCACCGGACAACAGCTTCACTAGACAGCAGCTTCACCGGACAACAGCCTCACTAGACAGCAGCTTCACCGGACAACAGCTTCACCGAACAACAACTTCACCGGACAACAGCTTCACCGGACAACAGCCTCACTAG